One window from the genome of Lysobacter helvus encodes:
- the ppk2 gene encoding polyphosphate kinase 2, whose product MKREDKKTASDAPPDKMKRKDYEAALEKLHAELVKLQLWVVAKQLKVCIVFEGRDTAGKGGTIKAITDRVSPRVFRVVALPAPTERELSQMYMQRYMKHLPAAGEIVIFDRSWYNRAGVERVMGFTPEAKVQRFLRITPLVERAIVESDIILLKYWLEVGEAEQTRRLEARASDGRKLWKLTPMDLKSYGRWYDYSRARDDMFAATDTPHAPWFVARTDDKRRARLNIIRHLLDQIPYEELPRDKVVLPKRQKRGDYVEPDYPYRYVKERY is encoded by the coding sequence ATGAAACGCGAGGACAAGAAGACCGCGTCCGACGCCCCGCCGGACAAGATGAAGCGCAAGGACTACGAGGCGGCGCTGGAGAAGCTGCACGCCGAGTTGGTGAAGCTGCAGCTGTGGGTGGTCGCCAAGCAGCTGAAAGTCTGCATCGTGTTCGAAGGCCGCGACACGGCGGGGAAGGGCGGTACGATCAAGGCCATCACCGACCGCGTGAGCCCGCGCGTGTTCCGCGTCGTCGCCCTGCCGGCGCCGACCGAGCGCGAGCTGAGCCAGATGTACATGCAGCGCTACATGAAGCACCTGCCCGCTGCCGGCGAAATCGTGATCTTCGATCGCAGCTGGTACAACCGCGCGGGCGTGGAGCGGGTGATGGGCTTCACGCCGGAAGCGAAGGTGCAGCGCTTCCTGCGCATCACGCCGCTGGTGGAGCGCGCGATCGTCGAGTCGGACATCATCCTGCTCAAGTACTGGCTGGAAGTGGGCGAAGCCGAGCAGACGCGGCGCCTGGAAGCGCGCGCCAGCGACGGGCGCAAGCTGTGGAAGCTCACGCCGATGGACCTGAAGTCCTACGGGCGCTGGTACGACTACTCGCGGGCGCGCGACGACATGTTCGCCGCCACCGACACGCCGCACGCGCCGTGGTTCGTCGCACGCACGGACGACAAGCGCCGCGCGCGCCTCAACATCATCCGGCACCTGCTCGACCAGATACCGTACGAGGAACTGCCCCGCGACAAAGTGGTGTTGCCGAAACGGCAGA
- a CDS encoding SulP family inorganic anion transporter, whose product MQRWQRWVPGIDTLRRYEAAWLPNDIVAGLVLTTMLVPVGIAYAVASGLPGINGLYATIVPLLAYAVFGPSRILVLGPDSALAAVILSVVLPLSAGSPERAVALAAMMAVVSGLVCIVIGLLRLGFVTDLLSKPIRYGYMNGIALTVLISQLPKFFGFSIEGAGPLRDIVQVVHALLDGKANWVAAAVGAGTLATILVLKPFKRVPGLLIAVVAATVVAGLLALGERFGVKVLGPLPQGLPSFALPHIAFADLAQVAIGGCAVAMVAFADTSVLSRTYAAKTRTAVDPNQEMIGLGAANLAAGLFQGFAISSSASRTPVAEAAGAKTQLTGIVGAVSVALLLLLAPNLLKDLPNSALAAVVIAAAIGLFEFADLRRIYRIQRWEFWLSIVCFAGVALFGAIPGIGLAIAIAVIEFLWDGWRPHYAVLGRVDGIRGFHDTARYPDARRVPGLVLFRWDAPLFFANAELFRQRVLDAVAASPTPVKRVVVTAEPVTSIDVTSADMLVELVQALRESNIELRFAEMKDPVKDKLRRFELFDRFGAANFHPTVGAAVDDYVDAYAVDWKP is encoded by the coding sequence ATGCAACGCTGGCAACGCTGGGTGCCCGGGATCGACACGCTGCGCCGCTACGAGGCCGCGTGGTTGCCGAACGACATCGTCGCCGGCCTGGTGCTCACCACGATGCTGGTGCCGGTGGGCATTGCGTACGCCGTCGCGTCGGGCTTGCCGGGGATCAACGGGTTGTACGCGACCATCGTGCCGTTGCTGGCGTACGCCGTGTTCGGGCCCAGCCGCATCCTGGTGCTCGGGCCCGATTCCGCGCTGGCCGCGGTGATCCTGTCCGTCGTGCTTCCGCTCTCGGCGGGCAGTCCCGAACGCGCGGTCGCGCTCGCCGCGATGATGGCCGTCGTGTCCGGCCTGGTGTGCATCGTCATCGGCCTGCTGCGGCTGGGCTTCGTGACCGACCTGCTCTCCAAGCCCATCCGCTACGGCTACATGAACGGCATCGCGCTCACGGTGCTGATCAGCCAATTGCCGAAGTTCTTCGGCTTCTCGATCGAAGGCGCAGGCCCGCTGCGCGACATCGTGCAGGTCGTGCACGCGTTGCTCGACGGCAAGGCGAACTGGGTCGCCGCCGCCGTCGGCGCCGGCACGCTGGCGACGATCCTGGTGCTCAAGCCGTTCAAGCGCGTGCCCGGGTTGCTGATCGCCGTCGTCGCCGCCACCGTCGTGGCCGGGCTGCTCGCGCTGGGCGAACGCTTCGGCGTGAAAGTGCTGGGCCCGTTGCCGCAGGGCTTGCCGTCGTTCGCGCTGCCGCACATCGCATTCGCGGACCTGGCGCAGGTCGCGATCGGCGGTTGCGCCGTCGCGATGGTGGCCTTCGCCGATACGAGCGTGCTGTCGCGCACGTATGCCGCGAAGACGCGCACAGCCGTGGATCCGAACCAGGAAATGATCGGGCTGGGCGCGGCCAACCTCGCCGCGGGCTTGTTCCAGGGCTTCGCGATCAGCAGCAGCGCGTCGCGCACCCCGGTGGCGGAAGCCGCGGGGGCGAAGACGCAGCTCACCGGCATCGTCGGTGCGGTGAGCGTTGCGCTGCTGCTCCTGCTGGCGCCGAACCTGCTGAAGGATTTGCCGAACAGCGCGCTGGCCGCGGTCGTGATCGCCGCGGCGATCGGCTTGTTCGAGTTCGCGGACCTGCGCCGCATCTACCGCATCCAGCGCTGGGAGTTCTGGCTGTCCATCGTGTGCTTCGCGGGCGTGGCGCTGTTCGGTGCGATCCCCGGCATCGGCCTGGCGATCGCCATCGCCGTGATCGAATTCCTGTGGGACGGCTGGCGCCCGCACTACGCGGTGCTGGGGCGCGTGGACGGCATCCGCGGCTTCCACGACACCGCGCGCTATCCCGACGCGCGGCGCGTGCCGGGCCTGGTGCTGTTCCGCTGGGATGCGCCGCTGTTCTTCGCCAACGCCGAACTCTTTCGCCAGCGCGTGCTCGACGCCGTGGCCGCATCGCCGACGCCGGTGAAGCGCGTCGTCGTGACCGCCGAGCCGGTCACCAGCATCGACGTGACGTCGGCGGACATGCTGGTCGAACTCGTGCAGGCCCTGCGCGAATCCAATATCGAACTGCGCTTCGCGGAAATGAAGGACCCGGTCAAGGACAAGCTGCGCCGCTTCGAACTGTTCGACCGCTTCGGCGCAGCCAACTTCCATCCCACCGTCGGCGCGGCGGTGGATGATTACGTGGATGCGTACGCGGTGGACTGGAAGCCCTGA
- a CDS encoding carboxypeptidase-like regulatory domain-containing protein, whose translation MNRHRFTIALLVAALASPAAAQQSSGNLMGDGKAGDVVRVERQATGYHREIKVEADGKYRIPRIPTGIYIVTVTHADGTVDKPKEVRVQIGTTSRVK comes from the coding sequence ATGAACAGGCACCGTTTCACCATCGCGCTGCTGGTCGCGGCGCTGGCTTCGCCGGCTGCGGCGCAACAGTCCTCCGGCAACCTCATGGGCGACGGCAAGGCCGGCGACGTCGTGCGCGTCGAACGGCAGGCCACCGGCTACCACCGCGAGATCAAGGTGGAAGCCGACGGCAAGTACCGCATCCCGCGCATCCCCACCGGCATCTACATCGTCACCGTGACGCATGCCGACGGCACGGTCGACAAGCCGAAGGAAGTGCGCGTGCAGATCGGGACGACGTCGCGGGTGAAGTGA
- a CDS encoding PAS domain-containing sensor histidine kinase — MGQSPRRRAFSSDASLLAHATPDDVRALLDAAPTGMLLIDANGYIAVANATAAHMLGDPPQGLHGIHVHDALPGCGHDGEQTAVQPDGRLTPIGVEARSVRLAGRDVLLLVLADVAEWRRREHEAARQRDEIAHLSRVAMLGELSGALAHELNQPLATILTNAQAAQRLLRARGAEASQRVLDEILADIVAEGRRAGEVIHRLRQWLRKEHADHVPLVVNEVVIDALHLVRNDLLHRGVDVQLELAGHLPAIDGDRILLQQVLLNFVINGCDAMEDTEGPHLLRVRSRASEDGSVRVDVIDHGHGIDPAILPVMFEPFETTKPGGMGMGLAVCRNIIESHGGRVSARVVPEGGACVGFELPARVQ, encoded by the coding sequence ATGGGCCAATCGCCCCGGCGTCGCGCATTCAGCAGCGATGCCTCGCTGCTCGCGCATGCCACGCCCGACGACGTCCGCGCCCTGCTCGATGCCGCGCCGACGGGCATGCTGCTGATCGACGCGAACGGCTACATCGCCGTGGCGAACGCGACCGCAGCGCACATGCTGGGCGACCCGCCGCAAGGCCTGCACGGGATCCACGTGCACGACGCATTGCCGGGTTGCGGGCACGATGGCGAGCAGACCGCGGTGCAACCCGACGGCCGGCTCACGCCCATCGGCGTCGAAGCCCGCTCCGTGCGACTGGCGGGTCGCGATGTCCTGCTGCTGGTGCTGGCCGACGTCGCTGAATGGCGGCGCCGGGAACACGAAGCGGCGCGCCAGCGCGACGAGATCGCACACCTCTCGCGCGTGGCGATGCTGGGCGAACTCTCCGGCGCCCTCGCCCACGAACTCAACCAGCCGCTCGCGACCATCCTGACCAACGCGCAGGCCGCGCAGCGCCTGTTGCGGGCGCGTGGCGCGGAGGCCTCGCAACGGGTGCTCGACGAAATCCTGGCCGACATCGTGGCCGAAGGCCGGCGCGCGGGCGAAGTGATCCACCGGTTGCGCCAGTGGCTGCGCAAGGAACACGCCGACCACGTGCCGCTGGTCGTCAACGAGGTCGTGATCGATGCGCTGCACCTGGTGCGCAACGACCTGCTGCACCGCGGCGTGGACGTGCAGCTCGAACTCGCCGGCCACCTGCCGGCGATCGATGGCGACCGCATCCTGCTGCAGCAGGTCCTCCTCAACTTCGTCATCAACGGGTGCGACGCCATGGAAGACACCGAAGGCCCGCACCTGCTGCGCGTGCGATCGCGTGCCAGCGAGGATGGCAGCGTGCGCGTGGACGTGATCGACCACGGCCACGGCATCGACCCGGCGATCCTGCCGGTGATGTTCGAACCGTTCGAGACCACCAAGCCAGGCGGCATGGGCATGGGCCTGGCGGTCTGCCGCAACATCATCGAATCCCACGGCGGGCGCGTGTCCGCGCGCGTGGTGCCCGAAGGCGGCGCGTGCGTCGGCTTCGAACTGCCGGCGCGCGTGCAATGA
- a CDS encoding response regulator transcription factor: MSAMTPVVHLVDNDPRILRSLARLFEIEGIATTSSTSAKEFLAHYDADVPGCLVLDLAMPGESGLELQEALHRSAVPVPVVFLSGCGDVPSSVNAMKHGAVDFLTKPVDADALLGAVQRAIEQDLAQRARAADDARVRAALDRLTPREHEILPWLVSGKLNKQIAAELGVVEKTVKVHRMHVMEKLGLHSLADLVRLVERQRIAPAPVGPTPN, translated from the coding sequence ATGAGCGCGATGACGCCCGTCGTGCACCTGGTCGACAACGACCCGCGCATCCTGCGATCGCTGGCGCGCCTGTTCGAGATCGAGGGCATCGCCACCACTTCGAGTACCTCGGCGAAGGAATTCCTGGCGCATTACGACGCCGACGTGCCGGGCTGCCTCGTGCTGGACCTGGCGATGCCGGGCGAAAGCGGCCTGGAATTGCAGGAGGCCCTGCATCGCAGCGCCGTGCCGGTGCCGGTGGTGTTCCTCTCCGGCTGCGGCGACGTGCCCTCGAGCGTGAATGCGATGAAACACGGCGCGGTGGACTTCCTGACCAAGCCCGTCGATGCCGATGCCCTGCTCGGCGCCGTGCAACGCGCGATCGAGCAGGACCTCGCGCAACGCGCGCGTGCCGCCGACGACGCCCGCGTGCGTGCCGCGCTGGACCGGCTGACGCCGCGCGAGCACGAGATCCTGCCGTGGCTGGTGTCGGGCAAGCTCAACAAGCAGATCGCCGCGGAGCTGGGCGTGGTCGAGAAGACCGTGAAGGTGCATCGCATGCACGTGATGGAAAAGCTGGGCCTGCACAGCCTGGCCGACCTGGTGCGCCTCGTCGAACGCCAGCGCATCGCGCCAGCGCCCGTTGGGCCAACGCCCAATTGA
- a CDS encoding response regulator transcription factor — MQSRAPVIAIVDDEPGVRRALERLLGLSGFESRLFASGSDFMEHLEGIDGVILDLHLPGMSGFDVQKALAVREAPIPVVVLTGNDTPANRARSLAEGARAYLTKPVDDEELLQALRMLAPAASRR, encoded by the coding sequence ATGCAGTCGCGCGCGCCCGTCATCGCGATCGTCGACGACGAACCCGGCGTTCGCCGAGCGTTGGAGCGGCTGCTCGGCCTGTCGGGATTCGAATCCCGCCTCTTCGCGAGTGGCAGTGATTTCATGGAACACCTCGAGGGCATCGACGGCGTGATCCTCGACCTGCACCTGCCGGGCATGTCGGGCTTCGACGTGCAGAAGGCGCTCGCGGTGCGCGAAGCGCCGATCCCCGTCGTGGTGCTCACCGGCAACGACACGCCCGCCAACCGCGCGCGCAGCCTCGCCGAAGGTGCGCGCGCGTACCTGACCAAACCCGTCGACGACGAAGAACTCTTGCAGGCGTTGCGCATGCTCGCCCCCGCGGCTTCACGTAGATGA
- a CDS encoding DUF3300 domain-containing protein: MDTPRTHTATRRDAPLLALRITALAACVLAMGIAVDARAQAAPPAGQSTATPSTLTQQDVFSKEELAQALAPVALYPDALLAQVLMASTYPGDVADAAKWSKAHPDVKGDAAVKGVATEDWDPSVQALVAFPQVVLMLGHDIAWTQKLGDAFLAQPDDVMNTVQELRRKAQAAGNLKSDEHQKVSQEAATGTAAAAYPQTIIIESSEPEKVYVPTYDPSYMYGAWGYPAYPPYYYPPGAYWYPGAALVGGIMWGIGIGIAGGLWGDCNWGNGDININSNRYNNFERNIDRERGERGDRGNRSDRVANRENNNGRFQHDSSRRDGVPYRDQASREKFGNRQAGAENRAGFRGDDARRSQARQSMERQGMQPARNNQQARDFSNTASRDPRSSQAGGGRVDRGPGGSASSSYRQNGATNMGSRDAARSQYGGGGSYGGSRNNAFSGAGNSGASRAASNRGSSSRSGAGRSSGAGRSMSRPARGGGGGGRRR, from the coding sequence ATGGACACCCCACGGACGCACACCGCAACGCGGCGCGACGCGCCCTTGCTGGCGTTGCGCATCACGGCACTCGCCGCATGCGTGCTGGCCATGGGCATCGCGGTCGATGCACGCGCGCAGGCCGCGCCACCCGCCGGCCAGTCGACCGCAACGCCGTCGACGCTGACGCAGCAGGACGTGTTCTCGAAAGAAGAACTCGCCCAGGCGCTCGCGCCCGTCGCGTTGTATCCCGACGCCCTGCTCGCGCAGGTGCTGATGGCCTCGACGTATCCGGGCGATGTCGCCGATGCGGCCAAGTGGTCGAAGGCACATCCCGACGTGAAAGGCGACGCCGCGGTCAAGGGCGTCGCGACGGAAGACTGGGATCCGAGCGTGCAGGCGCTGGTCGCATTTCCGCAGGTGGTGCTGATGCTCGGGCACGACATCGCGTGGACGCAGAAGCTCGGCGATGCGTTCCTGGCCCAGCCCGATGACGTCATGAACACCGTGCAGGAATTGCGCCGCAAGGCGCAGGCCGCGGGCAACCTCAAGTCGGACGAGCACCAGAAGGTGTCGCAGGAAGCCGCGACCGGTACCGCTGCCGCTGCGTACCCGCAGACGATCATCATCGAGTCCTCGGAGCCGGAGAAGGTCTACGTGCCCACGTACGACCCCTCGTACATGTACGGCGCGTGGGGCTATCCCGCCTACCCGCCCTACTACTACCCGCCGGGCGCGTACTGGTATCCCGGCGCCGCGCTCGTGGGCGGCATCATGTGGGGCATCGGCATCGGCATCGCCGGCGGCCTGTGGGGCGATTGCAACTGGGGCAACGGCGACATCAACATCAATTCGAACCGCTACAACAACTTCGAACGCAACATCGACCGTGAACGCGGCGAGCGCGGGGATCGCGGCAACCGCAGCGACCGCGTCGCCAACCGGGAAAACAACAACGGCAGGTTCCAGCACGACAGTTCGCGTCGCGACGGCGTGCCCTACCGCGACCAGGCCAGCCGCGAGAAATTCGGCAACCGCCAGGCGGGTGCGGAGAATCGCGCCGGCTTCCGCGGCGACGATGCGCGCCGCTCGCAGGCGCGGCAATCGATGGAACGCCAGGGCATGCAGCCGGCGCGCAACAACCAGCAGGCACGCGACTTCTCCAACACCGCGTCGCGCGATCCGCGTTCGTCGCAGGCCGGTGGCGGGCGCGTGGATCGCGGACCCGGTGGTTCCGCGTCGTCGTCGTACCGGCAGAACGGCGCGACCAACATGGGCTCGCGGGATGCAGCGCGTTCGCAGTACGGCGGCGGCGGCAGCTACGGGGGGTCGCGCAACAACGCGTTCTCCGGTGCGGGCAATTCCGGCGCATCGCGCGCGGCGTCCAACCGCGGCAGTTCCAGCCGGTCGGGTGCGGGCAGGAGTTCCGGAGCGGGTCGCTCGATGAGCCGACCAGCGCGTGGCGGTGGTGGCGGAGGGCGTCGTCGATGA
- a CDS encoding DUF2950 domain-containing protein: protein MNTIQTIRMSLLAASLACASTAFAQQAYPSPDAAGDALVAALGQDHADQAKLATVLGAGWKDYVPVGGIDRKDVDAFLVKYREKHAYEARKDGRKTLVVGNDPYSLPVPLTKDGSGWHFDLAAGQDEIRTRRIGRNELDVEQAVRAYKDAQDDYAEKDRDGDGVLEYAQKFTSTDGKHDGLYWAEDDSGEISPLGPLFGDDTPKGIFHGYRFRILTAQGPSAPGGAFDYKFGDNMSRGYALVAWPAEYGETGVMTFMIGYDGQVFERDLGQQTDSTVKAMKTYDPDSAWKEVPDDAVAAKP from the coding sequence ATGAACACGATCCAGACAATCCGGATGTCGTTGCTTGCTGCATCGCTCGCGTGCGCGTCGACCGCGTTCGCACAGCAGGCCTACCCCTCGCCCGACGCCGCCGGCGACGCACTCGTCGCGGCGCTCGGCCAGGACCACGCCGACCAGGCGAAGCTCGCCACCGTGCTCGGCGCGGGCTGGAAGGATTACGTGCCCGTCGGCGGCATCGATCGCAAGGACGTCGATGCGTTCCTGGTGAAGTACCGCGAGAAGCACGCGTATGAAGCGCGCAAGGACGGACGCAAAACCCTCGTCGTCGGCAACGATCCCTACTCGCTCCCGGTCCCGCTGACGAAGGACGGCAGCGGGTGGCACTTCGACCTGGCCGCCGGCCAGGATGAAATCCGCACGCGCCGCATCGGCCGCAACGAACTCGACGTCGAACAGGCGGTGCGCGCCTACAAGGACGCGCAGGACGACTACGCCGAAAAGGACCGCGACGGCGACGGCGTGCTCGAGTACGCGCAGAAGTTCACCAGCACCGACGGCAAGCACGACGGCCTGTACTGGGCCGAGGACGACAGCGGCGAAATCAGCCCGCTCGGCCCGCTGTTCGGCGACGACACGCCGAAGGGCATCTTCCACGGCTATCGCTTCCGCATCCTCACCGCACAAGGGCCGTCCGCGCCGGGTGGCGCGTTCGACTACAAGTTCGGCGACAACATGAGCCGCGGCTACGCGCTGGTCGCGTGGCCCGCCGAGTACGGCGAAACCGGCGTGATGACCTTCATGATCGGCTACGACGGCCAGGTGTTCGAACGCGACCTCGGCCAGCAGACCGACAGCACCGTCAAGGCGATGAAGACCTACGACCCCGACAGTGCGTGGAAGGAAGTGCCGGACGACGCGGTGGCCGCCAAGCCCTGA
- a CDS encoding cation diffusion facilitator family transporter, with translation MDTRAEQRLLRASIFVTTLVGAGALIAGWILNASAIMFDGIYSLIDVLVTTGSLTVSRLLSNPASRRFQYGFWHLEPLVETVGGAILATACVYAGIDAVEGLLRGGHVIEFGTAIAWAATLGVVGIGMSTFMRRQSRRLGSPLLAMDSRTWMVSAMLSFALLAGFGLAIAMAGTRFARWIPLVDPAVLLAVSMVTLPVPLLGTVRAFREILQVAPTELDRKVRAVMDAVMAERGFLDYASHVQKVGRGQFIEIHVLLPDTHVFSPISMADALRDEIAARLGEDTATTWLTIDFTGDRAWL, from the coding sequence ATGGATACGCGCGCCGAACAACGACTGCTCCGGGCGTCCATCTTCGTCACGACGCTCGTGGGCGCCGGCGCACTCATCGCGGGCTGGATCCTCAACGCCTCGGCCATCATGTTCGATGGCATCTACAGCCTGATCGACGTGCTGGTGACGACGGGCTCGCTCACCGTCTCGCGCCTGCTGTCCAACCCGGCGAGCCGGCGTTTCCAGTACGGCTTCTGGCACCTGGAACCGCTGGTGGAAACCGTCGGCGGCGCGATCCTCGCCACGGCCTGCGTGTACGCGGGCATCGATGCGGTCGAGGGTCTGCTGCGCGGCGGGCATGTCATCGAATTCGGCACCGCGATCGCTTGGGCGGCGACGCTGGGCGTGGTCGGCATCGGCATGTCCACGTTCATGCGCAGGCAATCGCGCAGGTTGGGCTCGCCGTTGCTGGCGATGGATTCGCGCACGTGGATGGTCAGCGCGATGCTCAGCTTCGCGTTGCTCGCCGGCTTCGGGCTGGCGATCGCGATGGCAGGCACGCGCTTCGCGCGCTGGATCCCGCTCGTGGATCCGGCGGTGCTGCTGGCGGTCTCGATGGTCACGCTGCCGGTGCCGCTGCTCGGCACGGTGCGCGCGTTCCGCGAAATCCTGCAGGTCGCGCCCACCGAACTGGACCGCAAGGTGCGCGCGGTGATGGATGCGGTGATGGCCGAGCGCGGCTTCCTGGATTACGCCAGCCACGTGCAGAAAGTCGGGCGCGGGCAGTTCATCGAGATCCACGTGCTGCTGCCGGACACGCACGTGTTCTCACCGATTTCCATGGCCGATGCGCTGCGCGACGAGATCGCCGCGCGCCTGGGCGAGGACACCGCCACGACGTGGCTCACCATCGATTTCACCGGGGATCGCGCGTGGTTGTAA
- a CDS encoding DcaP family trimeric outer membrane transporter — protein MKLHLLGVALAAAIAPGVAAAQSKDATTAELKEQIAKMQAQLQQQQQAMQQMQQRLSELETTQQAQAAAAPTVAPAVAAAAQPVTDADIPQQEPASRIHKPPSALAGVEEPPPSGYVRLGDSGNMVKLDVVAQTDMMFDNKLMPYKDLFIPAGIPVEGQPFHDSHMQSNLSAKQSVVRMDFRRDTPYGLLKVVYKNNFFGFGGPDMDYNLQYLYGELEAKDYSILAGYYLSGFTDISVFPNTLDYEGPNSFTFKYAPQFRYTPVIWRHGEGRLTLPMTLEKPNADIALISDNQTYSKYPDVTLGLRYEAPDWHIQWSNLFRNLAVQSASSDRTRSTEAYATQLTFAAGVFGDDSVQGWVSTGKGYANFLQDITGFGLDAAFNPSLDLEATDAYAWGMGYTHAWSDAVSSSASYGYLNINPDFNVFIDQSLPDTTQYASLNVAWQFSERAMVGAEWLWGHNKTLAGDTGDAQRLQMTFRYDLNP, from the coding sequence ATGAAGTTGCATCTGCTCGGCGTTGCCCTGGCCGCCGCGATCGCACCCGGCGTCGCCGCCGCGCAATCGAAGGACGCCACCACGGCCGAACTGAAGGAACAGATCGCGAAGATGCAGGCGCAGCTGCAACAGCAGCAGCAGGCGATGCAGCAGATGCAGCAGCGCCTGTCGGAACTGGAGACGACGCAGCAGGCGCAGGCCGCCGCCGCGCCCACCGTCGCGCCCGCGGTCGCCGCCGCGGCGCAGCCGGTCACCGACGCCGACATCCCGCAGCAGGAACCGGCCTCGCGCATCCACAAGCCGCCCTCGGCGCTGGCCGGCGTCGAAGAGCCGCCACCCTCGGGCTACGTGCGCCTGGGCGATTCGGGGAACATGGTGAAGCTGGATGTCGTCGCGCAGACCGACATGATGTTCGACAACAAGCTGATGCCCTACAAGGACCTGTTCATCCCGGCGGGCATCCCGGTGGAAGGCCAGCCCTTCCACGACTCGCACATGCAGAGCAACCTCAGCGCCAAGCAGAGCGTGGTGCGCATGGACTTCCGCCGCGACACGCCCTATGGCCTGTTGAAGGTCGTCTACAAGAACAACTTCTTCGGGTTCGGCGGTCCGGACATGGACTACAACCTGCAGTACCTGTACGGCGAACTGGAAGCGAAGGACTACTCGATCCTCGCCGGCTACTACCTGTCCGGCTTCACCGACATCAGCGTGTTCCCCAACACGCTCGATTACGAGGGCCCGAATTCCTTCACCTTCAAGTACGCGCCGCAGTTCCGCTACACGCCGGTCATCTGGCGCCACGGCGAAGGCCGCCTGACGCTGCCGATGACGCTGGAAAAACCCAACGCCGACATCGCGCTCATCAGCGACAACCAGACGTATTCGAAATACCCGGACGTGACCCTGGGCCTGCGTTACGAAGCCCCCGACTGGCACATCCAGTGGTCCAACCTGTTCCGCAACCTGGCAGTGCAGAGCGCCTCGAGCGACCGCACGCGTTCCACCGAAGCCTACGCCACGCAACTGACCTTCGCCGCCGGCGTGTTCGGCGACGACAGCGTCCAGGGCTGGGTGAGCACGGGCAAGGGCTATGCGAACTTCCTGCAGGACATCACCGGCTTCGGCCTGGATGCGGCGTTCAACCCATCGCTGGACCTGGAGGCGACCGACGCCTACGCCTGGGGCATGGGCTACACGCACGCCTGGAGCGACGCGGTCAGCTCGAGCGCGTCGTACGGCTACCTGAACATCAACCCGGACTTCAACGTCTTCATCGACCAGTCGTTGCCCGACACCACGCAGTACGCCTCGCTCAACGTCGCCTGGCAGTTCAGCGAGCGCGCGATGGTCGGCGCCGAATGGCTGTGGGGACACAACAAGACCCTGGCCGGTGATACCGGCGATGCGCAACGCCTGCAGATGACCTTCCGCTACGACCTCAACCCCTGA